The Spirosoma sp. SC4-14 DNA window GCAAAACGATGGAACCGTATTTGGATCAGGCTCACACGACAAAACCGGTCGCCACTGTCAGGCACTAGACCCTAATGGAAAGCTCGACGTTGCTCATGATGCAGGCTACTGGCTGCGCGACGAAAACGGTCAGCTCACCAAAGCCTTCCGACATATCTGCTGGGATGGCTGTATGTTCCCTAACGAAGTGATGACTCGCCCCCAAACCTGGAACGACATTCTGGCCACAATGATCAAAGTCCGCCAACTGCACGGCTGGTACGAAGCAGAATAAAAAAAGCCCCCTAGCCCCCAAAGGGGGCCAATCTTTTAAAGAAATGGCAAACAAAAAAGAAATACGAATTGGCTTAATTGGTACCGGTTTTATGGGCCGGACACATTCGAACGGGTATAACCGTGTACCCAACTTTTTTCCTGACTTAGCCTATACCCCCGTTTTAAAGGCCGTTTGCTCACGAAACCCCGATAAAGTAAAGGCCTTCGCTGAACAGTGGGGTTACGAATCGACCGAAACAGACTGGAAAGCCATAATTGCCCGCGACGATATCGATGCTGTCGATATTTGCACCCCAAACGATTCGCATGCCGAAATAGCGATTGCAGCCGCTAAAGCCGGGAAAATGATTCTTTGCGAAAAACCGCTTGCACGCACAGTTGCCGAAGGCCAGCAAATGCTCGATGCAGTTACGGAAGCCGGTGTGAATACAACAGTCTGGTACAACTATCGTCGGCTTCCGGCCGTTACGTTGGCCAAACAAATCGTCGATTCAGGTAAACTAGGCAAGATTTTTCACTACCGGGCCAACTTCCTGCAAGACTGGACCATTAGTGCCGATGTGCCGCAGGGCGGGGCTGGCACCTGGCGTATGGATGTCGAAGCGGCTGGTTCGGGCGTAACGGGCGATTTGCTGGCGCACTGCATCGATACCGCTATGTGGATCAATGGCGGCATAACCGACGTGTCGGCCGTTACTGAAACCTTCGTGAAAGAACGCTTTCACCAACTAAAAGGTAAAGTTGAACCCGTTGGCATCG harbors:
- a CDS encoding Gfo/Idh/MocA family oxidoreductase is translated as MANKKEIRIGLIGTGFMGRTHSNGYNRVPNFFPDLAYTPVLKAVCSRNPDKVKAFAEQWGYESTETDWKAIIARDDIDAVDICTPNDSHAEIAIAAAKAGKMILCEKPLARTVAEGQQMLDAVTEAGVNTTVWYNYRRLPAVTLAKQIVDSGKLGKIFHYRANFLQDWTISADVPQGGAGTWRMDVEAAGSGVTGDLLAHCIDTAMWINGGITDVSAVTETFVKERFHQLKGKVEPVGIDDACIFHCHFDNGSLGLFESTRYARGHKALYTFEINGEHASIRWDLHDLNRLEYFDHRDEGIVRGWRSIHVTDGDQPYMDKWWVPGLGIGYEHSFVHQVADFLKSLETGEPCGPTFKDALETQKVCEAVLESAAAKAWKDTGVQWS